From one Gallionella capsiferriformans ES-2 genomic stretch:
- a CDS encoding efflux RND transporter permease subunit, whose product MLESLIRAALKQRLVLVVVAVCLVVFGLDATRKLSVDAFPDVTNVQVQIATVAQGRSPEEVERFVTVPMEMAMTGLPGLEEMRSLNKPGLSLITLVFTDATDVYFARQLVMERLIEAAGRMPQGVSPTLGPLSTGLGEVYQYTLDLPDDGNKVLSVEELTRRRIAQDWVVRPLLRGIPGVAEINSQGGYVKQYQALVNPDRMRHYKVTLTDVYQALARNNANAGGGVLPHYAEQYLIRGIGLIKDLDDIRSIVLKEQDGVPVFVKDVADVSIGHEVRYGALLKNGVTESVGGIVMMMRAGNAKEVVSRVKERVQEINDKGMLPGGLKIVPYYDRSELVDAALGTVVKVLIEGVVLVIIVLFLFLGDVRSSLVVVASLVLTPLVTFMVMNHYGLSANLMSLGGLAIATGLIVDGSVVVVENAFQRLAENKGRGLSRVRVVLDAATEVGTPVIFGVSIIILVFLPLMTLQGMEGKMFAPLAFTIAIALFVSLVLALTLTPVLCSYLLVGKDEHDTRLVALAKKPYLRLLDWTMENGRKTITAASVLFVVALLMLPLLGTAFIPEMKEGSIVPGINRVPNISLEESIKLEMEAMRLVMQVPGVKSAVSGVGRGESPADSQGQNESTPIVSLKPRSEWPKGWNQDDIAAAIREKLMTLPGVQIVMAQPISDRVDEMVTGVRSDVAIKLFGDDLELLKQKADAIAKVAGSVKGAQELKVERVTGQQYLSIEIDRQAIARHGINVSDINDVIESAIGGRAATEIYEGERRFGAVVRLPEAFRGDVATIRSLLVMSPNGALVALENLAQISVADGPAQISREKGKRRIVIGVNVKDRDLGSFVTELQQAVDSKIKLPDGYYLEWGGQFQNMERAMGHLKIIVPVTVAAIFFLLFLLFGSLRYAALIILVLPFASIGGVVALFITGEYLSVPASVGFIALWGIAVLNGVVLVSYIRSLRDEGMSQTAAVVQGCRQRFRPVLMTATVAMLGLIPMLFANGPGSEVQRPLAIVVIGGLITSTLLTLVVLPTLYKWFEEKPVEA is encoded by the coding sequence ATGCTGGAATCTTTAATACGCGCAGCGCTCAAGCAGCGGCTGGTGCTGGTTGTGGTGGCCGTCTGTCTGGTTGTATTCGGGCTGGATGCGACGCGCAAATTGTCGGTAGATGCGTTTCCCGATGTGACCAACGTGCAGGTGCAGATCGCAACGGTGGCACAAGGCCGCTCACCTGAAGAAGTCGAACGTTTCGTCACCGTGCCGATGGAAATGGCGATGACCGGCCTGCCCGGTCTCGAGGAGATGCGCTCGCTCAATAAACCGGGTTTGTCGCTGATTACACTCGTGTTTACCGATGCCACTGACGTGTACTTCGCGCGTCAGCTGGTCATGGAGCGTCTGATTGAGGCCGCCGGTCGCATGCCGCAGGGTGTGTCCCCGACGCTGGGGCCGCTGTCAACCGGACTGGGCGAAGTGTACCAGTACACGCTGGATTTGCCGGATGACGGGAATAAGGTGTTGTCCGTTGAGGAACTCACCCGCCGCCGCATCGCACAGGACTGGGTGGTCAGGCCGCTGCTGCGCGGTATTCCCGGCGTGGCGGAAATTAATTCCCAAGGCGGCTACGTCAAACAATATCAGGCGCTGGTCAATCCAGACCGGATGCGTCACTACAAAGTCACGCTGACCGATGTTTATCAGGCGCTGGCGCGCAATAATGCCAACGCGGGCGGCGGGGTGCTGCCGCACTATGCCGAGCAGTATTTGATACGCGGTATCGGTCTGATCAAGGATCTTGATGATATCCGCAGCATCGTGCTCAAAGAGCAGGACGGCGTGCCAGTGTTTGTGAAAGATGTGGCCGATGTCTCCATCGGGCATGAAGTTCGCTATGGTGCGCTGCTCAAAAATGGCGTCACCGAGTCGGTAGGCGGCATCGTCATGATGATGCGTGCCGGAAACGCCAAGGAAGTGGTCTCGCGCGTCAAAGAGCGGGTTCAGGAGATCAACGACAAGGGCATGCTGCCCGGTGGTTTGAAGATCGTGCCGTATTATGACCGTAGCGAGCTGGTGGATGCGGCGCTGGGGACGGTGGTGAAGGTGCTGATTGAAGGCGTGGTACTGGTCATCATCGTATTGTTCCTGTTTTTGGGCGACGTGCGTTCATCGCTGGTGGTGGTGGCAAGTCTGGTGTTGACGCCGCTGGTCACTTTTATGGTGATGAATCATTATGGCTTATCAGCCAATCTGATGTCGCTCGGGGGGCTTGCGATTGCCACCGGACTGATTGTGGATGGCTCGGTTGTGGTGGTCGAAAATGCCTTTCAGCGTCTGGCTGAAAATAAAGGCCGGGGTCTGAGCCGGGTGCGGGTGGTGCTCGATGCCGCAACTGAAGTGGGAACGCCGGTAATCTTCGGGGTCTCCATCATTATTTTGGTGTTCCTGCCGTTGATGACGCTGCAAGGCATGGAGGGCAAGATGTTTGCGCCGCTGGCTTTTACCATTGCCATCGCCTTGTTTGTCTCGCTGGTGTTAGCGCTCACCCTCACGCCGGTGCTGTGTTCTTATCTTTTGGTCGGCAAAGACGAGCACGATACGCGTCTGGTCGCGCTGGCCAAAAAGCCTTATTTGCGTTTGCTGGACTGGACCATGGAGAATGGTCGCAAGACGATCACGGCGGCATCGGTATTGTTCGTTGTGGCACTGCTGATGCTGCCGCTGCTGGGCACCGCTTTTATTCCAGAAATGAAGGAAGGATCGATCGTGCCGGGGATTAACCGCGTGCCTAATATTTCCCTTGAGGAGTCGATTAAGCTTGAAATGGAGGCGATGCGCCTAGTGATGCAGGTTCCCGGCGTGAAGTCCGCCGTTTCGGGCGTCGGGCGCGGCGAGAGTCCTGCCGACTCGCAAGGTCAGAATGAGTCCACACCGATCGTCAGTCTTAAACCGCGCAGCGAATGGCCAAAAGGTTGGAATCAGGACGATATTGCCGCCGCAATACGGGAAAAACTGATGACCTTGCCGGGGGTGCAGATCGTTATGGCGCAGCCCATTTCAGACCGGGTGGATGAGATGGTGACAGGCGTGCGCTCTGACGTGGCGATCAAGCTGTTCGGCGATGATTTGGAGCTGCTCAAACAAAAGGCCGATGCCATTGCCAAAGTGGCAGGCTCAGTCAAAGGTGCGCAGGAACTCAAAGTGGAGCGTGTGACAGGACAACAGTACCTGTCGATCGAGATCGACCGTCAGGCCATCGCTCGTCACGGCATCAACGTCTCTGATATCAACGATGTGATTGAATCGGCGATAGGCGGGAGAGCTGCGACCGAAATTTACGAGGGCGAGCGTCGCTTCGGTGCGGTCGTGCGTTTGCCGGAGGCCTTCCGCGGCGATGTAGCCACTATTCGCAGTCTGCTGGTGATGTCTCCGAATGGCGCGCTGGTGGCGCTGGAGAATCTGGCTCAGATCAGTGTGGCCGATGGTCCGGCCCAGATCAGTCGCGAAAAGGGCAAACGCCGTATCGTGATCGGGGTCAATGTGAAGGACCGCGATTTGGGTAGTTTCGTGACCGAGTTGCAGCAGGCGGTGGATAGCAAAATAAAATTGCCAGATGGTTATTATCTGGAGTGGGGCGGACAATTTCAGAATATGGAACGCGCCATGGGGCATCTGAAAATTATCGTTCCCGTGACGGTTGCGGCGATTTTCTTTCTGTTGTTTTTGTTGTTTGGTTCGCTGCGATATGCGGCTTTGATCATTCTTGTGCTGCCCTTCGCATCGATCGGCGGCGTGGTGGCGTTGTTTATCACTGGCGAATATTTGTCCGTGCCGGCATCGGTTGGTTTCATCGCGTTGTGGGGTATCGCAGTGCTCAACGGGGTGGTGCTGGTATCGTATATTCGCAGTCTGCGCGATGAAGGCATGAGTCAGACGGCAGCCGTCGTGCAGGGCTGTCGCCAGCGCTTTCGTCCGGTACTGATGACGGCAACCGTGGCGATGCTGGGCCTGATCCCCATGCTGTTTGCCAACGGACCGGGTTCTGAAGTTCAGCGTCCTCTGGCGATCGTTGTGATCGGCGGATTGATTACCTCCACCCTACTGACACTGGTGGTGCTGCCTACGTTGTATAAATGGTTTGAAGAGAAGCCCGTCGAAGCCTAG
- a CDS encoding efflux RND transporter periplasmic adaptor subunit — translation MNLSKRYLLPLVLVALLGACEKKQETSAAAPAEDPGLVTVTPLLLKRLTILAVGEGEMADTVRVPARIEVDEQRVARIGAAVTGRLTEIHAELGQRVRRGEVLAILHSAELSTSQLAYLKAVSQEGLQLRAVARAKLLFESDVISSAELQKRESELLQAEAERQTSHDQLRVLGMTKEDINQLAATRSVHSVSSVIATIDGVVIERKITQGQVVQPADALFTVADLSHVWLVAEIPEQQAGLVRAGGVTEAEIPALGDQAIKGRLIFVSDTVKPDTRTVTARMDVENADRLIKPGMLASMLIRGALHKRLMVPVVAVVHDGSQDYVFVQKDAQHFELRQVKLGQENAGVAPVISGLAAGEKIVTEGAFHLNNERRRKELEG, via the coding sequence ATGAATTTATCAAAACGCTATTTATTACCTCTCGTTTTAGTCGCGCTGTTGGGCGCTTGCGAGAAAAAACAGGAAACCTCTGCAGCGGCTCCCGCTGAAGACCCCGGACTCGTCACCGTTACGCCGCTGTTGCTCAAACGGCTGACGATTTTAGCTGTGGGTGAGGGCGAAATGGCCGACACGGTCCGCGTGCCGGCACGCATCGAGGTGGATGAGCAGCGAGTCGCGCGTATCGGCGCTGCCGTGACCGGGCGTCTGACTGAAATTCACGCCGAATTGGGGCAGCGGGTGCGCCGCGGCGAAGTGCTGGCCATATTGCACAGCGCTGAACTGTCCACTTCACAGTTAGCCTATCTCAAAGCCGTATCACAGGAAGGGTTGCAGTTGCGGGCGGTGGCGCGTGCCAAGCTTCTGTTCGAATCCGATGTGATCAGCTCGGCCGAACTGCAAAAACGCGAGAGCGAGCTTTTGCAGGCGGAAGCTGAACGTCAGACTTCGCATGACCAGTTGCGCGTGCTGGGTATGACTAAGGAGGACATCAATCAATTGGCCGCGACGCGTTCGGTGCATTCGGTTTCATCCGTCATAGCGACGATAGACGGGGTGGTGATCGAGCGCAAGATCACGCAGGGACAGGTCGTGCAACCCGCTGATGCGTTGTTTACCGTGGCTGACTTGTCTCATGTCTGGCTGGTTGCAGAAATTCCCGAGCAGCAGGCAGGGCTGGTCAGAGCGGGCGGCGTGACGGAAGCCGAGATTCCAGCACTGGGAGATCAGGCGATCAAAGGACGACTGATTTTCGTCTCGGATACGGTTAAACCCGACACCCGCACGGTCACTGCGCGTATGGACGTGGAAAATGCAGATCGCTTGATCAAGCCTGGCATGCTCGCGTCGATGCTGATACGCGGTGCGTTGCACAAACGTCTGATGGTGCCGGTGGTCGCGGTTGTGCATGACGGGAGTCAGGATTATGTGTTTGTTCAGAAGGATGCACAGCATTTCGAGTTGCGCCAGGTCAAACTGGGACAGGAAAACGCTGGGGTGGCCCCGGTGATCTCAGGTCTGGCAGCGGGCGAGAAGATCGTCACGGAAGGTGCGTTTCATCTGAATAATGAGCGCCGCCGTAAAGAACTCGAAGGCTAA
- a CDS encoding TolC family protein: protein MKYIYAHLISGVSMLLMLAPVSSAPLTLQQAWVLAEQHSPSLKVARNQAEGAQAALETASAYPNPDVEFGAGTSHLLPPSAQTGRNSAMSISQPLEFPGLRSARQRAAQAGITSGAALLDDARVNLYAQLKLAFFEVLRRQDEATLTAENHALLLQIRNRVKLRVEVGESPRYELVKSDAESLTAENAAKTAELRVVQAKDRLRVLLGAPLDDQFEIVHVMPKISEPPELSVLRAELLQSQPLLKAAIAESERAEAKLEQERSLRIPQPTLKWGAERHPDVNLWRVSVAMPLPLWNQRAGPVGEAHANRERALAEQERIRLGLLGELDQAYGRYQIARRQMNVFEKGLMRDAESALKVAEAAYRYGERGILDYLDAQRVYRSTRMDYLNARYELQFALVDIERLRAGEPK from the coding sequence ATGAAATATATTTATGCTCACCTGATATCAGGTGTGTCGATGCTATTGATGCTAGCGCCGGTGAGTAGTGCGCCACTGACATTGCAACAAGCTTGGGTGTTAGCCGAACAGCACAGCCCTTCCCTTAAAGTGGCCCGCAATCAGGCGGAGGGGGCGCAGGCGGCACTCGAGACCGCAAGCGCTTACCCTAATCCGGATGTTGAGTTCGGTGCGGGTACTTCGCATCTCTTACCACCCAGCGCACAAACTGGACGCAACAGTGCGATGAGCATTTCGCAACCGCTGGAATTTCCGGGGCTGCGCAGTGCCCGTCAGCGTGCGGCTCAAGCCGGAATTACATCAGGGGCTGCCCTGTTGGATGATGCCCGGGTCAACTTGTACGCACAGCTTAAGCTGGCCTTTTTTGAGGTGTTGCGCCGTCAGGACGAAGCAACGTTGACCGCTGAAAATCATGCTTTGCTGTTGCAGATACGCAATCGTGTCAAGTTGCGGGTTGAGGTGGGCGAGTCGCCGCGCTATGAGCTGGTGAAGTCTGATGCAGAGTCCCTGACGGCTGAAAACGCGGCCAAAACCGCCGAGCTTAGAGTCGTGCAGGCGAAAGACAGGTTGCGCGTTTTGCTGGGGGCGCCCCTTGACGATCAGTTCGAGATCGTTCATGTGATGCCTAAAATATCAGAACCGCCTGAGTTGAGTGTATTGCGGGCCGAGTTGCTGCAAAGTCAGCCGCTGCTCAAGGCGGCGATTGCCGAATCTGAGCGTGCCGAGGCTAAACTGGAGCAGGAGCGCAGTCTGCGGATTCCGCAACCCACGCTGAAGTGGGGGGCTGAACGCCATCCTGACGTGAACCTATGGCGCGTTAGTGTGGCGATGCCTTTGCCCTTGTGGAATCAGCGGGCAGGTCCGGTTGGTGAAGCACATGCAAACCGGGAGCGTGCACTGGCCGAACAGGAACGCATCCGTCTGGGCTTGCTGGGGGAGCTTGATCAGGCTTATGGGCGCTATCAGATCGCGCGTCGCCAGATGAATGTGTTTGAAAAAGGTCTGATGCGAGATGCGGAATCGGCGTTGAAGGTGGCGGAAGCCGCTTATCGATACGGTGAACGCGGCATTCTCGACTATCTGGACGCGCAGCGGGTGTATCGCAGCACCCGTATGGATTATCTTAACGCACGCTATGAATTGCAATTTGCGCTAGTTGACATCGAACGACTGCGCGCAGGAGAACCAAAATGA